The genomic region CCGCGCACCACGGCCTGGCAGCCCAGGCGCGAATGGATGGTGAGCCCCTCCGCCGTGTCCAGGCGGTCCTCCTCGTCCGGCTGCATCTCGGAGAGGTTGTCCTCGCCCTCCTTGACGACCACGTGGCAGGTCGTGCACGCGCAGTTGCCGCCGCAGTTGTGCTCGAGATGGATGTCGTGCGCCAGCGCGATGTCGAGCAGCGACCCGGGCAGACCGTGATCGGCCAGCGGGTACTTCTCGTCATCGACCTCCACCGTGACGTTCATCGGCAGGAAGGTGACTTTGTGAACCGCCATCACGGAGACTCCATGATCTCGGTTGCCCGCCGGCTGCCCAGCGCCTGCCGGAGCGCGGTGTCCATCATGACCTCGGCCAGGTGCTCGGTCGTGCGGTTCAGCTCGACCGTCTTTTCGCGAATCAGGTCCCGCTCGCTCGTCTCCCGGGCCCTCGCCAGCGCCTCCAGGGCCGCGGTGATCCGCTGCCGCTCCTCGGCGGAGACGAGGTCGCCCGCCTGCTTCAGCGACCGGTGGACGTGGGTCATCACCGTGTCCGCCTCGTTGCGCACCTCGATGAGCATGCGCGCCTCGACGTCGGCTTCCGCGTACTGGAACGACTCCTCGACCATGCGCTCGACATCGGTTTCGCTGAGGCCGTAGGTCGGCTTCACCTCGATCGAGGCCGCCTTGCCGGTCCGCAGCTCCTTGGCCGTCGTCTTCAAGATCCCGTTGGCGTCGATGAGGAACGTCACCTCGATCTTGGGCAGGCCGGCCGGCATGGGGTCGATGCCCCGCAGCTCGAACCGCGCCAGCGACCGGCAGTCCTTGACCAACTCCCGCTCGCCCTGCACGACATGCATGTCCACGACCGTTTGGCCATCCACCGACGTGGTGAACATCTCCCGTGCGCTGGTGGGGATCGTCGTGTTGCGCGGGATGAGGACACTGACGACGCCGCCCAGTGTCTCGATGCCCAGCG from Candidatus Methylomirabilota bacterium harbors:
- a CDS encoding 2Fe-2S iron-sulfur cluster-binding protein, giving the protein MAVHKVTFLPMNVTVEVDDEKYPLADHGLPGSLLDIALAHDIHLEHNCGGNCACTTCHVVVKEGEDNLSEMQPDEEDRLDTAEGLTIHSRLGCQAVVRGDVVVEVPK